In Haliaeetus albicilla chromosome 14, bHalAlb1.1, whole genome shotgun sequence, one genomic interval encodes:
- the NDUFA5 gene encoding NADH dehydrogenase [ubiquinone] 1 alpha subcomplex subunit 5 translates to MAGALRKTTGLVGLAVAENPHERLRILYTKILGVLQNIPKDAAYRKYTEQIVNQRFNLVQTETDVQKLQDKLNSGHIEEVIVQAENELSLARKMIQWKPWEPLIEEPPSDQWRWPI, encoded by the exons ATGGCGGGGGCGCTGAGGAAG ACCACTGGACTCGTAGGATTGGCTGTAGCTGAAAACCCTCATGAG CGCCTGCGAATACTGTACACAAAAATCCTTGGTGTCCTGCAAAACATTCCCAAAGATGCAGCATATAGGAAATACACTGAGCAGATTGTAAATCAGCGATTTAATTTGGTGCAAACG GAGACTGATGTGCAAAAACTACAGGACAAACTGAATAGTGGTCACATAGAAGAAGTTATTGTACAG GCTGAAAATGAGCTTTCCCTGGCAAGAAAAATGATACAGTGGAAACCATGGGAGCCTCTAATTGAAGAACCTCCTTCTGACCAGTGGAGATGGCcaatataa